The genomic DNA TAGCCCAGGCGGCCGGCGATAGCCGCGGCTTCTTCAGCATTTTGGGCCAGCTCTTCCCGGGTAACAGGGAGTTCATAAACCTTGAGCAGTTGTTTGGACTGGTATTCTGATAAGGCCTTTTGTCCTTTGGCGAGTGCGGTTTGAATCAGATCCATTTTTTACCTTCCTAACCCGAACGAATCGGAATAATTATTTTAATCGATACTTTGTGGACTTACCATTTTTTTCCCGGATGATGTTTCCTTCTTCTTCAAGATACCTCAGATGGGAAATGGCTTCCCCGGTAGCAAACCATTTTTGGGCCACTGGAAACTGATCCCAGGAATCGCATTTCAAATCCCAGGTCATTTTCGAGGCAATTTGAAAGGCGGTTTGGGCACTGCCCTCCAGAAGGTTAAGGACTTCATTTAATCGATTTTTGTGATGGCTTTTTAATTCCCGGATGCGGGCCCGGTGGTCTTTGATAAGCCGCCGGTGCCCCGGCAACACCAAATGCACCTCCAGGGCCGCTACCTTATCGAGACTGATCAGGTAATGTTTCAGGGGGTTCTGAGTGTCTTTCCAGCATTGGATATTGGGGGTGATATCGATGAGGATATGATCTCCGGCAATCAGAAATTTTTTATCGGCCTCATAGAGGCAAGTATGGCCCATGGTATGGCCGGGCGTGGACACACATTGAAAATGATAGGCGCCGCATTGGATTTCATCCCGGTCGTCGAGTAAGCTTAGTTCCGGCATCCAATCGGAGCCGTATTTGTTTCCCGGGTGTTTGTCCAGGGCGGCCTGCAGTTGATCTTTTGGGAAGCCGTTATCCTCGGCGTAGACGATCATGGCATCAAAGCCTTCAAAGGATTCGATGAGTTCCTTTTCGGGCCGGCTGAAGTAGACCCGGCAGGATTTGTCCGCCAATTTGGTGACCAGCCCAAAGTGGTCGGCATGCAGGTGGGTGATAAAGATATCGGTTTTTTTAAGATCGATGGACAATTGGGAAAGTCCGGTCTGCATGGCCTCCAGGCATTCCTGACGGTTGAGGCCGGTATCGATCAGTAAATTCCTCTCCGGGCCTCTGATGACATAGGAATTGAGAAATTTGAGGGGACTTTCCGGCAGGGGAATTCTCAGGCGATAGAGATCGGGAAATATTTCTTCAGTCATGAATGGGACCTTTCTTGGTTCACCGGGTGCCGTGTTCTATTTGAATCGTTAAAGTTGATTAAAAATTTAATTATCTTTAAAAGAACATGATATTAAATCTAATTAACGACAAATGTCAAGAAAGAATCGATTTTCAAACCCAATCAGAAGCTGTCTCAAATCCCAGATAGGCTTCCATGACGGCGGGATCGCACTTGACCCGGCTGGAAAGACCCTCCATAACCACTCTTCCCGATTCGAGCACATAGGCCCGGTGGCTGTGTTCCAGGGCCAGATGGGCGTTTTGCTCGACCAGCATCAGGGAGATGCCTTTTTCGGTGTTTATAGCCCTGATCAGGGAGAAGATCTCTTTGGTAATCAGGGGGGAAAGTCCCATGGAGGGTTCATCGAGCAGCAGCAGACGCGGGTTGGCCATGAGTGCCCGGCCCACGGCCAGCATCTGCTGTTCTCCTCCGGAGAGGGTCCCGGCCGGCTGAGCCA from Deltaproteobacteria bacterium includes the following:
- a CDS encoding MBL fold metallo-hydrolase — encoded protein: MTEEIFPDLYRLRIPLPESPLKFLNSYVIRGPERNLLIDTGLNRQECLEAMQTGLSQLSIDLKKTDIFITHLHADHFGLVTKLADKSCRVYFSRPEKELIESFEGFDAMIVYAEDNGFPKDQLQAALDKHPGNKYGSDWMPELSLLDDRDEIQCGAYHFQCVSTPGHTMGHTCLYEADKKFLIAGDHILIDITPNIQCWKDTQNPLKHYLISLDKVAALEVHLVLPGHRRLIKDHRARIRELKSHHKNRLNEVLNLLEGSAQTAFQIASKMTWDLKCDSWDQFPVAQKWFATGEAISHLRYLEEEGNIIREKNGKSTKYRLK